Proteins from one Flammeovirgaceae bacterium genomic window:
- a CDS encoding methyltransferase, whose protein sequence is MHRKNGLHKAFCFKQFHIHHDRCAMKIGTDGVLLGAWANIGKAQTLLDIGTGTGIIALMLAQRSHKDALIDAIEIDRDAYLQAVENANASPWQDRINPIHTSLQNFDTRGKYDLIVSNPPYFINSHKPPDQKRTQSRHADGLPYAMLIDGIKKLMAPKGRSCLILPRAEAAIFVALAGAAHLYCCKKTEVRSKPSKPVERVLLEFSHSYSAPDEYGLVLFDEKGKRTAPYHRLVSPFYLYD, encoded by the coding sequence ATGCACAGAAAAAACGGCCTACACAAAGCGTTCTGCTTTAAACAGTTCCATATCCACCACGACCGGTGCGCCATGAAAATAGGGACCGATGGGGTGTTGCTGGGGGCATGGGCAAACATAGGCAAAGCCCAAACCCTGCTGGACATAGGCACCGGAACGGGGATAATAGCCCTAATGCTGGCACAGCGATCGCATAAAGATGCCCTGATCGATGCCATAGAAATCGACAGGGACGCCTACCTGCAAGCGGTGGAAAACGCGAATGCCTCGCCCTGGCAGGACAGGATCAACCCTATCCACACCTCACTGCAAAACTTTGACACGCGCGGGAAGTATGACCTGATCGTTTCAAACCCTCCTTACTTTATTAACAGCCACAAGCCACCGGACCAGAAGAGGACACAATCGCGGCATGCGGACGGGCTGCCTTACGCCATGCTGATCGATGGCATCAAAAAACTAATGGCCCCCAAAGGCCGATCGTGCCTGATCCTTCCCAGGGCCGAAGCCGCAATTTTCGTGGCCCTGGCAGGGGCTGCCCACCTGTATTGTTGCAAGAAAACCGAGGTTCGCAGTAAGCCATCAAAGCCGGTAGAGCGGGTATTGCTTGAGTTTTCCCATTCTTATTCGGCACCTGATGAATATGGGCTGGTTTTGTTTGACGAAAAAGGGAAGCGCACCGCGCCATACCATAGGCTGGTTTCACCGTTTTACCTCTACGATTAG
- a CDS encoding carbohydrate binding family 9 domain-containing protein: protein MRAVFSFIILLLNQLGFAQLPGLSIFRTDEAFAIDGYLDECAWKDAEVADHFMQYFPSDTSYAQVKTEIRMAYDENNIYIAAKMYNTHAGKGKYVTPSLRRDFRGDANDGISVVFDTFKDRTNAFIFGVNPFGVQREGLISNGGGGRNSFSLDWDNKWHAEARQFEGFWTAEFVIPFKTLRFKEGLGSWYINFFRIDSQTGERSTWSPIPQNFSISALAFNRELVWDKPLKKPGANISVIPYIATAQSRDFEEGTPGSGSFDVGGDAKVAIGPALNLDVTVNPDFSQVDVDQQVTNLDRFEIFFPERRQFFLENADLFSDFGVDRMRPFFSRRIGIAEDTATGENVQNKIWYGIRLSGKVNNNLRIGLLNMQGEQDRKLGLLSTNYTVATFQHKVFSRSNFGMIVVNKQAFRDSLDGPFTFSPHQYNRIVGLDYNLASLNNRWNGKFFYHRSFGTARMDSTFATGADIQYNTRKWEVFATLQDIGAHYNPEVGFARRVDYQRMASSTWYNFYPSSGIVQKHGPGFDMDLYHNQKHGITDYDVNAMYQVRFTNMTYFNVRLRREFVYLFNSFDPTRTGSPELAAGTSYHNNVLMGWLNSNERKKVSYGFNTRLGGYYNGTRVNVGGDVKFRYQPYGVLSMDFSYNRIRLPQPYGSTDIFLVGPRFDFTFTKNIFWTTFVQYNSQIENLNINSRLQWRFKPVSDLFLVYTDNYFASSFEHGEAFQIGQPKYRSLVLKLTYWLNL, encoded by the coding sequence GTGCGAGCCGTTTTTTCCTTCATTATACTGTTGCTAAACCAACTGGGGTTTGCCCAATTGCCTGGGTTAAGCATCTTCAGGACAGATGAGGCCTTTGCCATAGATGGGTACCTGGACGAATGTGCCTGGAAGGACGCTGAGGTGGCGGACCATTTTATGCAGTATTTCCCTTCCGACACGAGTTATGCCCAGGTGAAAACGGAAATCAGGATGGCATACGATGAAAACAATATTTACATCGCTGCCAAAATGTACAATACCCACGCGGGAAAGGGGAAATATGTTACCCCTTCCCTGCGCAGGGACTTCAGGGGGGATGCCAATGATGGTATTTCCGTGGTCTTCGATACCTTCAAGGACCGGACCAATGCCTTCATCTTTGGGGTCAATCCTTTCGGTGTCCAGCGTGAAGGCCTTATTTCCAATGGCGGGGGCGGGCGGAATTCTTTTTCCCTGGACTGGGACAACAAATGGCATGCAGAGGCCAGGCAATTTGAGGGGTTTTGGACGGCAGAATTTGTCATTCCTTTCAAAACCCTGCGGTTTAAGGAAGGGCTCGGCTCATGGTATATCAATTTTTTCCGGATCGACAGCCAAACGGGTGAGCGCTCCACCTGGTCCCCAATCCCACAAAATTTCAGTATTTCCGCCCTTGCTTTCAACCGGGAATTGGTTTGGGACAAGCCCTTAAAAAAGCCCGGGGCCAACATTTCGGTTATCCCCTACATCGCAACTGCCCAGTCGCGGGATTTCGAAGAAGGGACCCCCGGAAGCGGAAGCTTTGATGTGGGCGGGGACGCGAAGGTCGCCATTGGCCCTGCCCTTAACCTGGACGTCACTGTCAACCCTGATTTTTCGCAAGTGGACGTGGACCAACAGGTGACCAACCTGGACCGGTTTGAGATTTTCTTTCCCGAGCGCAGGCAGTTTTTTCTGGAAAATGCCGACTTGTTCTCCGATTTTGGGGTAGACCGGATGCGCCCGTTTTTTTCCCGCAGGATAGGCATTGCCGAAGACACGGCTACTGGTGAAAACGTGCAAAACAAAATCTGGTATGGCATCCGGTTAAGCGGCAAGGTCAACAACAATTTACGGATAGGCTTGCTGAACATGCAGGGGGAGCAAGACAGAAAGCTCGGGCTGCTGTCCACCAATTACACGGTGGCCACTTTTCAGCACAAAGTATTTTCCAGGTCCAATTTCGGGATGATTGTGGTCAACAAACAAGCCTTTAGGGACTCCCTGGATGGCCCATTCACGTTTTCCCCGCACCAGTACAACAGGATTGTGGGACTGGACTACAACCTGGCCAGCCTCAACAACCGATGGAATGGCAAGTTCTTTTACCACCGGTCTTTTGGCACTGCCCGGATGGATTCCACCTTTGCCACAGGGGCCGATATCCAGTACAACACGCGAAAGTGGGAAGTGTTTGCCACCCTCCAGGACATTGGCGCCCACTACAACCCGGAGGTGGGGTTTGCCCGCAGGGTGGACTATCAGCGGATGGCCTCTTCCACCTGGTACAATTTTTACCCGTCTTCAGGGATTGTGCAAAAACACGGGCCTGGCTTTGACATGGATCTTTACCACAACCAAAAACACGGCATCACGGATTACGATGTAAATGCCATGTACCAGGTAAGGTTTACCAATATGACTTACTTTAACGTGCGCCTCAGGCGGGAGTTTGTTTACCTGTTCAACTCCTTCGATCCCACCCGCACCGGATCCCCGGAATTGGCGGCCGGCACCTCCTACCACAATAATGTGCTGATGGGGTGGCTCAATTCAAACGAACGAAAAAAGGTATCGTACGGCTTCAACACCCGGCTGGGCGGGTATTATAATGGCACCCGGGTGAACGTGGGCGGGGACGTCAAGTTCCGCTACCAGCCGTACGGTGTACTGTCCATGGATTTTTCCTATAACCGGATCAGGCTGCCCCAGCCCTATGGAAGCACGGACATATTCCTGGTGGGGCCGCGGTTTGATTTTACCTTCACCAAAAATATTTTCTGGACCACTTTTGTCCAATACAACAGCCAGATCGAAAACCTCAATATCAATTCCCGCCTGCAGTGGAGGTTCAAGCCGGTTTCCGACTTGTTCCTCGTATATACCGACAATTATTTCGCTTCCTCCTTTGAACATGGTGAGGC
- a CDS encoding formate--tetrahydrofolate ligase — protein MTFKTDLEIAQASKPKPIVEIAKTLGIKEADLELYGKYKAKLPLSLTDEKKIANARLVLVTAMTPTPAGEGKTTTSIGLCEGLNQLGKKATVVLREPSLGPVFGMKGGAAGGGFSQVVPMEDINLHFTGDFAAIEKANNLLAALIDNDIQKPDGGMGIDPRTVEWKRVMDMNDRALRNIVSGLGGKSGGMIRETGFNITAASEIMAILCLAKNLDDLKEKIGNIYIGDTFGKKAVFAKDINAQGAVALLLKDAIKPNLVQTLEGNPAIIHGGPFANIAQGANSIIATRMGMSLSDFVVTEAGFGSDLGAEKFIDIVCGYGGFSPHAVVLVATIRALKYHGGIERDQLTTPNLEGVKAGFANLEKHIENTKIFGLPAVVSLNKFITDSDEEIDWVMGKCKELGVQIALAEGWEKGGKGMKELANQVVHAAGSFEGKCWPVYHWNDSVQEKIEAVAIKVYGAKNVEFLPKARQNLNKIGRLGLNDKPVCIAKTQNSFSDDAKKRGRPKDFTITVREIEVAAGAGFVIPITGDMLRMPGLPNTPAAMEMDIDNDGKISGLS, from the coding sequence ATGACCTTTAAAACCGACCTAGAAATAGCCCAGGCCTCCAAGCCGAAACCCATTGTGGAAATTGCCAAAACGTTGGGCATCAAAGAAGCAGACCTGGAGCTTTATGGAAAATACAAAGCCAAACTGCCGTTGTCGCTGACGGACGAGAAGAAAATCGCAAATGCCAGGCTGGTGCTGGTGACGGCCATGACGCCCACCCCTGCGGGCGAGGGGAAAACCACCACGTCCATAGGCCTCTGCGAGGGGCTCAACCAGTTGGGCAAAAAGGCCACGGTGGTTTTGCGCGAACCATCGCTGGGGCCGGTATTTGGCATGAAGGGAGGGGCGGCCGGTGGTGGGTTTTCCCAAGTCGTGCCCATGGAAGACATCAACCTTCATTTTACAGGGGATTTTGCCGCCATAGAGAAAGCCAACAATCTGCTGGCGGCCTTAATAGACAACGACATTCAAAAACCGGATGGCGGAATGGGGATTGACCCCCGAACGGTGGAGTGGAAAAGGGTCATGGACATGAACGACCGTGCCCTTAGGAACATTGTATCGGGGCTGGGGGGGAAAAGTGGGGGCATGATACGGGAAACGGGGTTTAATATCACCGCGGCCTCGGAGATCATGGCCATCCTTTGCCTGGCCAAAAACCTGGACGATTTAAAGGAGAAAATAGGGAACATCTATATTGGCGACACTTTTGGGAAGAAAGCCGTGTTTGCCAAAGACATCAATGCCCAGGGCGCAGTGGCCTTGTTGCTCAAGGACGCCATAAAGCCCAACCTCGTTCAAACATTGGAGGGGAACCCTGCCATTATCCACGGGGGGCCGTTTGCCAACATTGCACAGGGCGCCAATTCCATCATAGCCACCAGGATGGGCATGAGCCTCTCCGATTTTGTAGTGACCGAGGCGGGTTTTGGTTCTGACCTGGGGGCGGAAAAATTCATTGACATTGTGTGCGGGTATGGAGGGTTTTCCCCACATGCGGTGGTACTTGTGGCCACCATCAGGGCGTTGAAATACCACGGTGGCATTGAGCGCGACCAACTCACCACGCCCAATTTGGAGGGGGTAAAGGCAGGTTTTGCCAACCTGGAGAAGCATATTGAAAACACCAAGATATTTGGCTTGCCTGCCGTGGTTTCTTTGAATAAATTTATTACCGATTCTGACGAGGAAATCGATTGGGTGATGGGAAAGTGCAAGGAACTGGGCGTACAGATCGCGCTGGCCGAAGGCTGGGAAAAAGGAGGGAAAGGGATGAAAGAACTGGCCAACCAGGTGGTGCACGCGGCAGGGTCGTTCGAAGGCAAATGCTGGCCGGTGTATCATTGGAACGATAGCGTACAGGAGAAGATAGAGGCCGTGGCCATTAAAGTGTATGGGGCCAAAAATGTGGAGTTTTTGCCCAAAGCCAGGCAAAATTTGAACAAGATTGGGCGGCTAGGGCTAAACGATAAACCCGTGTGCATAGCCAAAACCCAAAATTCGTTCTCCGATGACGCCAAGAAACGGGGAAGGCCAAAAGACTTTACCATTACGGTGAGGGAGATTGAGGTGGCTGCCGGTGCCGGTTTTGTCATCCCGATAACGGGCGACATGTTAAGGATGCCCGGATTGCCCAACACACCTGCTGCCATGGAAATGGACATTGACAACGATGGAAAAATTTCGGGGCTCTCCTAA
- a CDS encoding NAD(P)H-dependent oxidoreductase subunit E: MSENLSKLAARKGLENPLFERLVSISKEKRVPKPDEMRALAREFLVGNANVHGTVGFYDFLKTENQSKKVFVCNGSACLVAGTQEDLKKKLGAHFKEEEIGHMCCLGRCHENSAYHYEGKNYSGKNGLAIDDVINGAGSNEDAYHVQSNLKEPILTNPYHEEKPFFDFVRSCLKRDRDMLLSEIKKSNVRGRGGAGFPMGVKLESCKNIQGGQKFVVCNADEGDPGAYSDRYLLEKQPHLLLFGMLMAGYIIGANRGVIYIRGEYPESVMAINREIKKWKENGLLGENINGSGVDFRFKTIEGAGAYICGEETALLSSIEGQRPEVRVRPPYPTQEGLFNLPTVVNNVETSATLYYILKNGGDKYASLGTGKSTGSKLVCLDGLFNQPGMYEIEMGTPLSVVVNDFGKGFRKNVKAIQVGGPLGGIVPVHKIGSLTLDFESFSDNGFLLGHAGVVSIPEGFPMIKYLEHLFEFTAVESCGKCYPCSIGSVRGMELVQKAQKEDFKIDRKLMDDLLETLEIGSLCALGGGLPLGVKNALQYFDQELKAYFA, encoded by the coding sequence ATGTCGGAAAACTTATCAAAATTAGCCGCCCGCAAAGGCCTTGAAAACCCGCTGTTTGAAAGACTGGTTTCGATCTCCAAAGAAAAAAGGGTCCCGAAGCCTGATGAGATGAGGGCTCTTGCCAGGGAATTCCTGGTGGGCAATGCCAATGTGCACGGCACCGTGGGTTTCTATGATTTCCTGAAAACGGAAAACCAATCCAAAAAAGTATTTGTGTGCAATGGCAGTGCATGCCTGGTGGCGGGCACCCAGGAGGATTTAAAAAAGAAATTGGGTGCCCATTTTAAAGAGGAGGAGATAGGGCACATGTGTTGTTTGGGAAGATGCCATGAAAACAGTGCCTATCATTATGAAGGGAAAAATTACTCGGGCAAGAATGGGTTGGCCATCGATGACGTGATAAACGGAGCCGGTAGCAATGAAGATGCCTACCATGTTCAATCCAACCTGAAGGAGCCTATCCTCACCAACCCTTATCATGAGGAAAAACCTTTTTTTGATTTTGTCAGGTCCTGCCTGAAGAGGGACAGGGACATGCTGCTGTCGGAGATTAAAAAATCCAATGTACGGGGAAGGGGAGGAGCGGGTTTTCCCATGGGCGTTAAGCTGGAGTCGTGCAAGAATATCCAGGGCGGTCAAAAGTTTGTGGTGTGCAATGCCGATGAAGGGGATCCCGGTGCCTATTCTGACCGCTATTTACTGGAAAAACAACCCCACCTCCTCTTGTTTGGCATGCTGATGGCCGGGTATATCATTGGGGCCAACAGGGGGGTGATCTACATCCGGGGCGAATACCCGGAATCCGTCATGGCCATCAATAGGGAAATCAAAAAGTGGAAAGAAAACGGACTGTTGGGCGAGAACATCAATGGAAGTGGGGTTGATTTCCGGTTTAAAACGATAGAAGGGGCAGGTGCCTATATATGCGGGGAGGAAACCGCGCTGTTGTCTTCCATTGAAGGGCAACGGCCGGAAGTGCGGGTAAGGCCACCCTATCCCACACAGGAAGGCTTGTTCAACCTGCCCACCGTGGTCAATAATGTGGAGACCAGCGCCACCCTTTATTATATCCTCAAAAACGGTGGCGATAAATACGCCTCTTTGGGCACGGGAAAATCCACCGGGTCGAAACTGGTGTGCCTGGATGGCCTTTTTAACCAACCGGGCATGTACGAGATTGAAATGGGCACGCCATTGTCGGTGGTGGTCAACGATTTTGGAAAGGGTTTCAGGAAAAATGTCAAGGCCATTCAGGTAGGTGGGCCCTTGGGCGGCATTGTGCCCGTTCACAAGATTGGTTCGCTCACCCTGGATTTTGAATCGTTTTCGGACAATGGGTTCCTCCTGGGCCATGCGGGCGTGGTAAGCATTCCCGAAGGATTTCCCATGATCAAGTACTTGGAGCACCTTTTTGAGTTTACCGCGGTGGAATCGTGCGGAAAGTGCTACCCCTGCAGTATTGGTTCTGTTCGCGGGATGGAACTGGTACAAAAGGCACAGAAGGAAGATTTCAAAATTGATCGTAAATTGATGGACGATCTGTTGGAAACATTGGAAATCGGGTCGCTGTGCGCATTGGGGGGCGGTTTGCCGCTTGGGGTAAAGAATGCGTTGCAGTATTTTGATCAGGAACTGAAAGCCTATTTTGCATAA
- the fdhD gene encoding formate dehydrogenase accessory sulfurtransferase FdhD, giving the protein MGLTVKPVEITKINTWESGVVPDLVAVEEPLEIRIGFGAMGERRQKSLSVTMRTPGHDYELATGFLITEGIIDAFGQVESIKYCEDVGRQEDRENVVRLELKPEVNFDLKKLQRNFYTTSSCGVCGKSSIEAVHVSCKPVQDNIRINQPVVYGLSEKLRKAQQIFEHTGGLHAVGLFDLKGELLLAREDVGRHNAMDKVVGASLFKGEIPLSNHIIMVSGRASFELVQKALRAGAPIMAAVGAPSSLAISLANDFGMTLLGFVREGGFNIYSGAARLALSE; this is encoded by the coding sequence ATGGGCCTGACAGTCAAACCTGTTGAGATAACAAAAATAAATACTTGGGAAAGCGGGGTGGTGCCGGACCTAGTGGCCGTGGAAGAGCCACTTGAAATCAGGATTGGCTTTGGGGCCATGGGCGAGAGGAGGCAAAAAAGCTTGTCGGTGACCATGCGCACCCCCGGCCATGATTATGAACTGGCCACTGGCTTTCTCATCACCGAAGGCATCATAGATGCTTTTGGACAGGTGGAGAGCATAAAGTATTGTGAGGATGTGGGCAGGCAGGAGGACCGGGAAAACGTGGTGAGGTTGGAGTTGAAGCCGGAAGTAAATTTTGACCTGAAAAAATTGCAGCGGAATTTTTACACCACCTCCAGTTGTGGGGTATGTGGAAAATCTTCCATCGAGGCCGTGCATGTGTCGTGCAAACCGGTGCAGGACAATATCCGCATAAACCAACCGGTGGTTTATGGGCTGTCTGAAAAACTCAGGAAAGCCCAGCAAATTTTTGAACATACGGGCGGCCTTCATGCCGTTGGATTATTTGACCTAAAAGGGGAATTGTTACTTGCCCGTGAGGATGTAGGGAGGCACAACGCCATGGACAAAGTGGTAGGTGCCAGTTTGTTCAAAGGTGAAATCCCTTTGTCAAACCATATCATAATGGTAAGCGGGCGGGCAAGTTTTGAGTTGGTGCAAAAGGCGTTGCGTGCCGGTGCGCCCATTATGGCCGCTGTGGGCGCCCCTTCCAGCCTTGCCATCAGCCTGGCAAACGACTTTGGGATGACGTTGCTGGGGTTTGTGAGGGAGGGCGGTTTCAATATCTACAGCGGGGCGGCCCGGTTGGCCCTTAGTGAATAG